The following proteins come from a genomic window of Edaphobacter sp. 4G125:
- a CDS encoding pyridoxal phosphate-dependent aminotransferase, whose product MSQRFSSRTGWDLAESAFAESIRRVRSQGRDLIDLTVSNPTTCGFDYDAEAILAPLSDPRALLYDPDPRGMLRAREAVTSYYADHKAEADPDSLVLTTSTSEGYGYLFRLLCDAGDEVLVAQPSYPLFDFLADLEDVRLRPYPLFYDYGWWIDFAELERRVTSRTRAIVLVNPNNPTGQGTSLEERQRLEEICLRHQLALIVDEVFLDYPLDTVRLESFARGPHPVLTFVLSGMSKIAGLPQMKVGWIAAFGPEQDRKPALARLEVIADTFLSMNAPAQFALPRWLQGRGAIQQQILLRATANLAVIKASGLEALHTDAGWSTVLRLPRIGVGAEDLLEREGVIVHPGAFYGMAETERIVISLIASADQFTQGVQRIKTLAG is encoded by the coding sequence GTGAGTCAACGTTTTTCATCCCGAACCGGATGGGATCTTGCCGAAAGCGCCTTCGCCGAATCTATTCGCCGTGTCCGTTCCCAAGGGCGCGATCTGATCGATCTCACCGTCTCCAACCCCACTACATGTGGGTTTGATTATGATGCTGAGGCGATCCTGGCTCCACTCAGTGACCCTCGCGCGCTCCTTTATGATCCTGACCCCCGCGGAATGCTTCGCGCTCGTGAAGCTGTGACGAGCTATTACGCAGACCATAAAGCGGAAGCCGATCCAGATAGTTTGGTTCTGACGACCAGCACCAGCGAAGGCTATGGCTATCTCTTTCGTCTGCTCTGTGATGCGGGAGATGAGGTACTTGTCGCTCAGCCAAGCTATCCACTCTTCGACTTTCTCGCCGATCTCGAAGATGTGCGCCTTCGCCCTTATCCGCTCTTCTACGACTACGGCTGGTGGATCGACTTTGCGGAGCTTGAGCGCAGGGTTACCTCGCGCACGAGGGCTATTGTGTTGGTGAATCCCAACAATCCCACTGGTCAGGGGACAAGCCTGGAAGAGCGCCAGCGGCTCGAAGAGATATGCCTGCGCCATCAACTTGCCTTGATTGTCGACGAAGTCTTTCTCGATTATCCGCTCGATACGGTTCGCCTTGAGTCCTTCGCTCGCGGTCCCCATCCTGTACTCACCTTCGTGCTCAGCGGAATGAGCAAGATTGCTGGCCTGCCTCAGATGAAAGTCGGCTGGATCGCGGCTTTCGGACCGGAACAGGATCGAAAGCCCGCTCTGGCTCGGCTCGAAGTGATCGCCGATACCTTCCTATCCATGAATGCTCCCGCACAGTTTGCTCTACCTCGCTGGCTCCAGGGACGGGGAGCGATTCAGCAGCAGATTCTTCTGCGAGCAACAGCAAATCTGGCTGTGATCAAAGCCTCCGGCCTCGAAGCCCTGCATACCGATGCTGGTTGGAGCACCGTCCTTCGCCTTCCCCGTATTGGTGTCGGCGCGGAGGACCTGCTGGAACGAGAGGGAGTCATCGTTCATCCCGGCGCTTTCTACGGTATGGCCGAGACAGAACGAATCGTTATCAGCTTGATCGCTTCTGCAGATCAATTTACTCAGGGAGTACAGCGGATAAAAACCCTTGCAGGTTGA
- the ribB gene encoding 3,4-dihydroxy-2-butanone-4-phosphate synthase, with protein MFADVREAVAEFRAGKMVVVVDDEDRENEGDLTLAAEFVTPEAINFMAKYGRGLICLTLTEERADYLRLGPMTQENTSRFGTAFTESIEAREGVSTGISAADRAHTICVAIDPKSTSQDLARPGHVFPLRARKGGVLVRAGQTEASVDLARMAGLVPAGVICEIMNDDGTMARVPDLVKFCEQHGLKMVTVADLIRYRLQNERYIHRVAESLMPTPYGDFRFIAYESEVDGGESHVALVYGDVGGDNNSDEPVMVRVHTHCLAGDVFGASLCDCRAVVENSLRMIAEAGRGALVYLHNGSAGFGIDRSAAPNRVTFHRDLRHREHGDDRAQRILRQVGLGGQILSDLGIHKIRLLTNRPTHVPALQGFGIEIVDQIPVSLSSAVR; from the coding sequence ATGTTTGCCGATGTCAGAGAAGCCGTTGCGGAGTTCCGTGCAGGAAAGATGGTGGTCGTCGTCGATGATGAGGACCGCGAGAACGAAGGCGACCTCACGCTGGCGGCAGAGTTTGTCACGCCCGAGGCCATCAACTTCATGGCGAAATACGGCCGCGGACTGATCTGCCTGACCCTCACCGAAGAGCGAGCCGACTATCTTCGATTGGGGCCGATGACCCAGGAGAACACCTCACGCTTCGGCACAGCCTTTACCGAGAGCATCGAAGCCCGTGAGGGAGTGTCGACGGGCATCTCCGCAGCGGATCGTGCGCATACCATCTGTGTTGCCATCGATCCCAAATCAACCTCCCAGGACCTCGCTCGTCCTGGCCACGTTTTTCCCTTGCGTGCGCGTAAGGGGGGTGTTCTCGTTCGTGCTGGTCAGACGGAAGCGTCCGTAGACCTCGCACGGATGGCCGGTCTGGTTCCTGCTGGCGTGATCTGCGAGATCATGAATGACGACGGCACCATGGCTCGTGTGCCCGATCTGGTGAAGTTCTGCGAGCAACATGGTCTGAAGATGGTCACGGTTGCCGATCTCATCCGCTATCGGCTTCAGAACGAACGCTACATCCATCGTGTTGCTGAATCCCTGATGCCGACTCCGTATGGAGATTTTCGTTTTATCGCCTACGAGAGCGAGGTCGATGGTGGCGAGTCGCATGTCGCGCTGGTCTACGGCGATGTGGGGGGCGATAACAATAGCGACGAACCCGTCATGGTTCGCGTTCACACGCATTGTCTTGCAGGGGATGTTTTCGGGGCAAGCCTCTGTGACTGCCGAGCTGTTGTCGAGAACTCGCTTCGCATGATCGCTGAGGCTGGGCGGGGTGCACTGGTCTATCTCCACAACGGCAGTGCTGGCTTTGGAATTGATCGCAGCGCCGCTCCAAATCGCGTGACCTTCCATCGCGATCTGAGGCACAGAGAGCACGGAGACGATCGTGCGCAGCGAATCCTGCGCCAGGTCGGACTCGGTGGACAGATTCTTTCCGACCTGGGAATTCACAAAATTCGGCTGCTGACCAACCGGCCTACTCACGTCCCTGCATTACAAGGATTTGGAATCGAAATTGTGGATCAGATCCCGGTGTCTCTTTCCAGCGCGGTGAGATAA
- a CDS encoding HAD family hydrolase — protein sequence MKNVDSLFNANGIVIWLPYNMKMTPIQAVLFDYGMVLSTSPDPAAWQRMKDISGFDEKTFHQGYWAFRHAYDRNDLNGLTYWAEVAKSGGTAFTPEQVQELMAADIDLWTRLNMPMVEWAQQLQRAGMRTGILSNIGDAMTEGLLKKFEWLGGFNHCIWSYQLNMAKPEEGIYRAAVKGLETPAGNILFLDDKAENIEAARAVGLQAIQYSDHDAFEREMEERGFATLLKP from the coding sequence ATGAAAAACGTTGACTCACTCTTCAATGCTAATGGCATCGTCATATGGCTTCCCTACAATATGAAGATGACCCCTATTCAAGCAGTTCTCTTTGACTACGGCATGGTTCTTTCCACTTCTCCTGATCCCGCAGCCTGGCAACGGATGAAGGACATCTCCGGATTCGATGAGAAGACTTTTCACCAGGGCTACTGGGCCTTTCGGCACGCATACGATCGTAATGATCTAAATGGACTGACCTATTGGGCAGAGGTTGCCAAATCTGGCGGAACGGCTTTTACGCCGGAGCAGGTCCAGGAACTGATGGCTGCAGACATCGATCTGTGGACGCGTCTGAATATGCCAATGGTTGAGTGGGCGCAGCAATTGCAGCGTGCAGGCATGCGTACGGGCATCCTGTCGAATATCGGGGACGCCATGACCGAAGGGCTTTTAAAGAAGTTCGAATGGCTCGGCGGCTTCAACCACTGTATCTGGTCGTATCAACTCAACATGGCAAAGCCAGAGGAAGGAATCTACAGGGCAGCCGTCAAAGGACTGGAAACGCCAGCAGGCAACATCCTTTTTCTCGACGATAAGGCCGAAAATATTGAGGCTGCTCGCGCAGTTGGGTTGCAGGCGATTCAGTACAGCGACCATGATGCGTTCGAGCGAGAGATGGAAGAGCGCGGGTTCGCTACGCTCTTGAAACCGTAA
- a CDS encoding S10 family peptidase: protein MSLNAWKRLRLAAVMVLAVSVSGKVLAQVPEKPKNQEEKKEDVGIPVPPETNSVTKHDITLGGQVIHYTATAGNLLIRDEHDHPNGSIFYVAYTQDGVDAKSRPVTFFYNGGPGAATIWLHMGSFGPIRVITQSPEASSPAPFNWVQNEYSLLDKSDLVFIDAPLAGFSRAVGKGTVKDFAGTDQDIQAFRKFIERYITVNQRWSSPKFLFGESYGTTRSAGLVSALQNDGVPFNGVVLLSSILNYNIRNPGYDTESIGYFPSFAAIGYYFKKVKATGSMADWVQQAREFARGPYAQALAQGDRLPQAEFNAIAARVAAFTGLKEEYVKNARLRISASRFRKELLRDDERTLGRYDARFMGWDPDEAGETPGYDPSESGISGTYVGAFHDYIQRELKYMSQEPYYTSAPGVNQAWDFKHRAPVQGRNEQSNPDTALDLADAMRKNPKLKVFSANGYFDLATPFFATEYDLSHMELPSKLIGNVEFGYYPAGHMVYLNVDALRQMKGDLAKFYAGALHN, encoded by the coding sequence TTGAGCCTCAATGCCTGGAAGAGATTGCGTCTGGCAGCGGTGATGGTCCTGGCCGTATCGGTATCTGGGAAAGTGCTGGCCCAGGTACCCGAGAAGCCTAAAAACCAGGAGGAGAAGAAGGAAGACGTCGGGATCCCGGTGCCGCCGGAGACCAACTCTGTTACCAAGCACGATATTACTCTGGGCGGTCAGGTGATTCACTACACGGCAACAGCCGGCAACCTTCTTATTCGCGACGAACATGACCACCCCAACGGTAGCATCTTCTATGTGGCCTATACCCAGGACGGGGTTGACGCCAAATCGCGTCCGGTCACCTTTTTCTATAACGGCGGCCCCGGTGCAGCGACCATCTGGCTGCATATGGGTTCTTTTGGCCCCATACGGGTGATCACCCAGAGTCCTGAGGCCAGCAGTCCTGCTCCCTTCAACTGGGTGCAGAACGAGTACAGTCTGCTCGACAAAAGCGATCTCGTCTTTATCGATGCTCCTTTGGCTGGATTTTCCCGCGCCGTAGGAAAGGGAACCGTCAAAGACTTTGCTGGGACCGACCAGGACATCCAAGCCTTCCGCAAATTCATTGAGCGCTACATCACGGTGAATCAACGCTGGAGTTCTCCGAAGTTCCTCTTTGGCGAGTCTTATGGAACGACTCGCTCGGCAGGACTTGTCTCTGCCTTACAGAACGATGGAGTCCCGTTCAATGGAGTCGTTCTGCTGTCTTCGATTCTCAACTACAACATTAGAAATCCAGGATATGATACTGAATCTATTGGATATTTCCCCTCATTCGCTGCGATTGGTTATTACTTCAAGAAGGTGAAGGCGACCGGCAGTATGGCCGACTGGGTCCAGCAGGCCCGTGAGTTTGCCCGTGGTCCATACGCTCAGGCGCTTGCCCAGGGAGATCGTCTTCCCCAGGCCGAATTCAATGCCATTGCAGCCCGCGTTGCTGCCTTTACGGGACTCAAGGAGGAGTACGTCAAAAATGCCCGACTGCGTATCTCTGCCTCGCGGTTTCGCAAAGAGCTTCTGCGCGATGATGAGCGTACTTTGGGGCGGTACGATGCCCGCTTCATGGGCTGGGATCCGGATGAAGCTGGCGAAACACCCGGATACGATCCTTCTGAGAGCGGTATCAGCGGAACCTATGTTGGGGCCTTCCATGACTATATCCAGCGTGAATTGAAGTACATGAGCCAGGAACCCTACTATACTTCGGCGCCTGGGGTGAATCAGGCCTGGGATTTCAAGCATCGTGCTCCAGTTCAGGGGCGAAATGAGCAATCCAACCCGGATACAGCGCTTGATCTGGCGGATGCCATGCGAAAGAATCCGAAGCTGAAGGTCTTCTCGGCCAATGGTTATTTCGATCTGGCAACCCCTTTCTTTGCCACGGAATATGACCTGAGCCATATGGAGCTTCCTTCGAAGCTGATTGGGAACGTGGAATTCGGTTATTACCCGGCCGGACACATGGTTTATTTGAACGTCGACGCTCTGCGGCAGATGAAAGGCGACCTCGCAAAATTCTATGCCGGAGCGCTCCATAACTGA